The following are encoded in a window of Candidatus Hydrogenedentota bacterium genomic DNA:
- a CDS encoding L-rhamnose mutarotase, whose protein sequence is MKRYGMAIKVVPEKIEEYKRLHAAVWPDVLKKIKECNISNYSIYLKDDFLFSYFEYTGDDFAADMAKMAADPTTQRWWDVCKPCQSPLPTRKEGEWWADMEEVFHCD, encoded by the coding sequence ATGAAACGGTACGGAATGGCAATCAAGGTGGTTCCGGAGAAAATCGAGGAATACAAGCGGCTTCATGCGGCGGTTTGGCCGGATGTGCTCAAGAAAATCAAGGAATGCAACATCTCGAATTATTCGATCTACCTGAAAGACGACTTCCTGTTCAGTTATTTCGAATATACGGGCGACGATTTTGCGGCTGACATGGCGAAAATGGCCGCGGATCCCACGACCCAACGCTGGTGGGATGTGTGCAAACCGTGTCAATCCCCCTTGCCGACACGCAAAGAGGGCGAATGGTGGGCGGATATGGAAGAGGTCTTTCATTGCGACTGA
- the ilvD gene encoding dihydroxy-acid dehydratase yields the protein MRSDQIKQGVDRMPNRALLHATGVTRPQLEKPFIGLCSSFTDLIPGHVGMRALERKIEWGVCAGGGVPFMFGVPGICDGIAMGHSGMHFSLPSRELIADMIETIAQAHQLDGLVLLTNCDKITPGMLMAACRLDIPAIVVTAGPMHSGRHDGRRLDLVRDTFEAVGLWQAGKLSEHDAGCLEMEACPGEGSCQGLYTANTMACLTEAMGMSLPGTGTALAGSAKKMRLAQAAGERVVELVRQGITTRKIVTKESLENAVRMDLALGGSTNTTLHIPAIAHAAEVDVTIATFDRLSREIPQIISLRPSGEFMMEDFEWAGGIPAMLKALEPRLAKNCMTVCGETIGELCAKYAPGDARVIHGLDNPVAVEGGIAVLKGSFAPEGAIVKQGAVSDAMKQFTGTARVFDGEDAAMDYLKAGKVVPGDILIVRYEGPKGGPGMRESLALTAAVTGCGLGDKIAILTDGRFSGGTRNLSIGHVSPEAADGGPIALVRDGDRIKVDIPNRVLDLLVEPAELERRKAEWKRPAPKFTRGWLARYERLVQSAAKGAVLEPPEK from the coding sequence ATGCGCAGCGATCAGATCAAGCAGGGTGTTGACCGGATGCCGAACCGGGCGTTGTTGCACGCCACCGGCGTGACACGTCCCCAGTTGGAAAAGCCGTTCATCGGGCTTTGTTCGAGTTTCACCGACCTGATTCCCGGCCATGTCGGCATGCGGGCGCTCGAACGCAAGATCGAATGGGGCGTGTGCGCGGGCGGCGGCGTGCCGTTCATGTTCGGCGTGCCGGGCATTTGCGACGGCATCGCCATGGGCCATTCGGGTATGCACTTTTCGCTTCCTTCCCGCGAACTCATCGCGGACATGATTGAAACGATTGCGCAGGCCCATCAGTTGGACGGGCTGGTGCTGCTGACCAATTGCGACAAGATTACCCCTGGAATGCTGATGGCCGCCTGCCGGCTCGATATCCCGGCGATCGTCGTTACGGCGGGGCCGATGCACAGCGGCCGCCATGACGGACGCCGGCTCGATCTGGTGCGCGATACCTTCGAGGCGGTCGGGCTTTGGCAGGCCGGCAAACTGAGCGAGCACGATGCGGGCTGCCTGGAAATGGAGGCGTGCCCCGGGGAAGGCTCCTGCCAGGGATTGTACACGGCAAACACGATGGCGTGCCTCACGGAGGCCATGGGCATGAGCCTGCCGGGCACGGGCACGGCCCTGGCCGGCAGCGCCAAAAAAATGCGGCTGGCGCAAGCCGCGGGCGAGCGCGTGGTCGAGTTGGTGCGGCAGGGGATAACCACGCGGAAAATCGTCACAAAGGAATCGCTCGAAAACGCGGTGCGCATGGATCTCGCCCTCGGCGGCTCCACCAACACCACGCTGCATATTCCGGCGATTGCCCATGCCGCCGAAGTGGACGTGACCATCGCGACTTTCGACCGGCTGAGCCGTGAAATTCCGCAAATCATTTCCTTGCGTCCCTCGGGTGAATTCATGATGGAGGATTTCGAGTGGGCGGGAGGCATTCCGGCCATGCTCAAGGCGCTGGAGCCGCGCCTCGCGAAAAACTGCATGACCGTTTGCGGGGAGACTATCGGCGAACTATGCGCCAAATATGCGCCGGGTGACGCGCGTGTGATCCACGGATTGGACAATCCGGTCGCCGTTGAAGGCGGTATTGCCGTATTGAAGGGTTCCTTCGCGCCCGAAGGCGCCATTGTCAAGCAGGGCGCCGTCAGCGATGCCATGAAACAATTCACAGGCACGGCGCGCGTGTTCGACGGCGAGGACGCCGCGATGGATTATCTGAAAGCCGGGAAAGTCGTTCCGGGCGATATTCTTATCGTGCGCTATGAAGGTCCGAAAGGCGGGCCGGGCATGCGCGAATCGCTGGCGTTGACGGCGGCAGTTACGGGATGCGGACTCGGCGACAAGATTGCCATTTTGACGGATGGGCGTTTTTCGGGGGGTACGCGAAACCTGAGCATCGGCCACGTTTCGCCGGAAGCGGCGGACGGCGGGCCGATCGCCCTCGTCCGCGATGGCGACCGGATCAAGGTGGACATTCCGAATCGCGTATTGGATCTGCTGGTCGAACCGGCCGAACTCGAACGGCGCAAAGCCGAATGGAAACGACCCGCGCCGAAATTTACGCGCGGATGGTTGGCGCGTTATGAACGGCTGGTCCAGAGCGCGGCCAAGGGCGCCGTATTGGAGCCGCCGGAAAAGTAA